ttacatTACTTTAAATAATGTATACAAGCAAATTaagctttttttacattttcttttacatTACTTTAAATAATGTATACAAGCAAATTAAGCTTTTTTTACTTTAAATAATGTATACAAGCAAATTaagctttttttacattttcttttacatTACTGTAAATACTGTATGCATGCAAATTAAGCTTTTTTTACTTTAAATAATGTATACAAGCAAATTAAgcttttttacattttctttaacATTACTTTAAATAATGTATACAAGCAAATTaagctttttttacattttcttttacatTACTGTAAATAATGTATACAAGCAAATTAAGCTTTTTTACTTTAAATAATGTATACAAGCAAATTaagctttttttacattttcttttacatTACTGTAAATAATGTATACAAGCAAATTAAGCTTTTTTTACTTTAAATAATGTATACAAGCAAATTAaactttgtttacattttcttttacatTACTTTAAATAATGTATACAAGCAAATTaagctttttttacattttcttttacatTACTTTAAATAATGTATACAAGCAAATTaagctttttttacattttcttttacatTACTGTAAATAATGTATACAAGCAAATTAAGCTTTTTTTACTTTAAATAATGTATACAAGCAAATTAAgcttttttacattttcttaaaatactgtaggcctatacactgtaggccctgacactcagttcagaagtatgttactgcgtggaagcggccattgaccctgtaatCGCGTATCCTGGAACTACCGACCGCGTAGGCGCACTGCATGCGCCCTATACTTATTGATCGCGTTGGAcgcttgtgctggcgacgcgttcATCAGCACCCATTAGCACCCCGTGTGCCAATTTGTGGTACTCCAGGGACTCCAGATGCAAGCtgcaaagaaaataaaacaaaacaaaattagttATAAATTTGTCATAAATTGTCAACTGAATAAAATTGGAAACATTTgacaaattattttgaaatatgttGCTTATTTTTCTCCGGAACAATAATACATACCTAATCTGATTCTGATGATGAAgagtcaacatcatcatcatcttctggTGGGGGTTCTGAGGAAGGGGCGGAGACTGAAGCCATCGCTTTGGCCAACACCGTTGCTAGTACTGATGTTTCTGGTGATTCTGTAGCATCTTCTTCGCCTTTGAGCGTGGCCATCACTTTTAACAGTGCTGCTGCCATGATATCCGCAGAAATGGATATTGGGACTGGGGGATCTGCAGATTCCAATGGGGCTGTTGATGGGTCAATGCCAAAGGCTGCATGGAACCTGTacaggaaaaaaaaagaagaaacaacACATGTTATAGATATGAACCACAGTATAATTTTGGAAACATTTGACaaagttttaaaacaattttcaaGTTCAATTAAAAAAGATGGGTATGTACCTGGTAAAGCAGTCCTTCCTGCAAAGATGGACTCCGCATGCCTCACATCCAAAGCGGGACTTCACCTGCCGATTCTTTGGTGTTGTAGTTTTCGAGATTTGGCATTGACGGCATATTTTTGGATACACCGAATCCATTCTCACTAGCTGGTGGAGAGGTCCATTGTGCACAGGTACACGATCCGGTTTGGCCTGCCTCCATATCCCACCATGGGCATAACCATTGATGAGCTGCTCTGCAAGCTCCATGGTAAAGTCACAGTGGGTAAAAGTGGAATCATCACGgtcgtcatcatcttcatcatcatcactgtcatcatcatcatcatcatcctcatcatcggcCTTGTTTGTGAAGTGCTTGTAGCACAGCCAGGCATTTACTCTGCTGACATCTACCAGGAAGTACAGAAGCTGCTTCCACCACTTCTGTGACTTCCTGGCACAAGTATGATATGCTCGGAATTGATCCGCCCGATCAACCCCTCCCATGCACTGGGTGTACGATATTGCTGCTGGTGGTGCTTTAACTTGTTGTTCCTTGCTTTTAGCTGTGCCGTCTTCTGAATAATGTCGTGTGAGGAAGTCTGTGTCCTTATTCCGAAATCCATCATGTCCAGTAGACAGAATGGACACCACCGACGAGTCTTTCCACAGTGTGTATGTCAGGTGACGCCCATTCTGCCTAGAGTAGATGGTACCCCTTTTTGTCTGGCCCATCTTTGTAATGTGTTCGACTcttggttgtttgtttttttggatcTGAGAGAGTTCAATTGGTAGCTGTTTGGATCTCATCCTGATAGCTCCTGTCAGGTGTGTCTTTTCCCGCAGGAGCTGTCTGGCCAAATCTACTGAAGTGTACGCTTTATCGGTATAGATGTGATGTCGCATGCCGAGATGTGTACTGGCTACATCCATCGCGATGTCCAGCATCTTCTGAGGTCTACTTGccatttgatgaattttgaaattGCACAAGTATCCTGTCTTTGAGTCGGCCATGGCATACACTTTGAATCCACTGCGTATGGGTTTGAACGGCATGAAGAAGCGCTTGGCCCATCCTTTGGCGCCTTTGTATTTAATCATCGCCTCGTCAATTGCAAGGTCTTGTCGGCAATTGTATTTAAGACGGCAATTGTCAAGCACAGTATCCCAAACCTCCTGGAGTGGGAACATGGGATGAGCGCGGAAGTGACAAAACTTGTGCTTCTTCTTTTCTGTGTTCGATGCGTCCCAGGATTCCGGATTTGTTGTGGGATCTGTACATTGTATAAATCTTGATATTTCGTCGTAGCGGCCCTTCGTCATAGTTTGTGATATGAGGATGTTGCGGAATCCGGGCTTGGGGGACCAATAATTGCGTCTGTTGTTTGTTTTGACTAGCCCCATAACGATCTGGATTCCGAACCAAGCCCGGATTTCCGCTGTGGTGGTCTTCTGAGCCTTCTTTTTCAggatatcaatttgtttgttCGTCCACTTGGCGATCCATGTGAATAGAAACAAtgggaaaaattgtaaaaaaatatctAGTGGTCTTAATGTCCGAGGGAAAGTTGGACCTGCCGGTGTGGGTCCTTGAAATGCTCTCTTTGGAACTTTCCTCAATGTTCTGGTCCATCCATGAATGTCCTCATCACCTGCATCATCGTCATCGGGTGCTTTAGATGGGTCATTGTCTGAAGCTGGTTCTCTGTATTTTTTCTTCTTCGGCTTCTTCGGCTTCTTAACTTTCTTAACCTTAGCCACATCTTCTTCACCTTCATCAGCTGCATCTTGATCACCTTCACTCACATCACCTTCAGCACTGAATAATCCACTGAATACTGATGATCCCTCGCTCATCCAGCTGACCTCGTCGTCGTCGATGTTTATCTCTCCTGGTGGATCTGGTACGAAAACTGGATCCTCAACATCGTCATCATCTTCTTCCTCCTCATATCCTTCTTCATCCACCTCAGACTCggatttctttctcatatctTTCTCAGTGTTAATTATCTTTAACGGCTTAGGTTTCATTAACCGAGCTTTTGCCCTCATCTTTCTATTATCATCACTGTCCTCTTCTTCATCCAGGCTGCTGGATACCTCACCCGTATGATCCTTTTTCTTTTTGTCAACCTTGCTCCTCCTTATTGCCACCTCCACCTCAATATTCTCCCTCTTTTTCTCAGATTCGATAAACTTTTTCTGCTGATGCTTTGGTAGCAGAGCTTTTGGCCCCACCTTTCCAGTTTTAGATTTGGTGGGGGGACGACGGATGGCTGGGATAAAAAATGGGAGCAATGATGTAGATGGTCCTGCAtcattcattgattcattcattgattcattCTTCTTCACTTTCTCCTTCTCTTTGACTGGCTTTTCTGTTGATGATCCTGTCTCATCTTGCTTCTTTGTGGCTTTCTCTTTCTTCTTGTCTTTAACCATTAGATCTGCCTTGTCTGATTTTGGAGATTCATTCTTCTTCTTCACTTTCTCCTTCTCTTTGACTGGCTTCTCCGTTGATGATCCCGCCTCATCTTGCTTCTTTGTGGCTTTCTCTTTCTTCTTGTCTTTAACCATTACATCTGCCTTGTCTGATTTTGGAGACTCATTCTTCTTCTTCACTTTCTCCTTCTCTTTAACTGGCTTCTCCGTTGATGATCCCACCTCATCTTGCATCTTTGTGGCTTTCTCTTTCTTCTTGTCTTTAACCGTTATATCTGCCTTGTCTGATTTTGGCGATTTATTCTTTTTCTTCACTTTCTCCTTCTCTTTAACTGGCTTCTCCTTTGATGGACCTTCCTCCGGTTgcttcttctctttcttcttctCTTTGACCATTTGTTCTGGCTCatctgattttagtgattttttcttCTTCGCTTTCACCTTCAGTTTGACTGGTTTAGCCAGTGATGATCCTGCCTCCTCTTGCTCCTTCtcatctttctctttctcttcgaTCATTGGTTCGGACTTGTCCAATTTTGGtgcttttttcttcttctctttgACTTGTTTCTCCATTGATGCTCGTACCTCATCTTGCTTCTTCTTGTCTTTCTCTTTCTTATCTTTGACCTCATCTACATTCTTCTTTTCTTTCAATGGTTTAGCCACCTTTGCCTTCTGCTGCTGCTCCTCTGcatcttcctctttctttctcttcttgTCGTTAGACTTCTTTCCCATATCTGTTGTTAGGCTCTCACTATTATCAACCACACCTGATGCTGCACCTCTAGTAAGCCTTACACCACCAACCAGTGCATCAAGCAGAACTTGTTGTCCCTGTGATGTAGCCAGGGCAGCCTGTAGTGCCTGAGTCTCCCTGTGGGTCATAGCCACTATTTGGTGGGGATGAGCTTCTGGTTGTATCAAACTATTTCCTGGTGGTTGACTCAATCTATTTTCTGCTGTTGCTAGCTAATATTTTTCTGATTGCCAGTTAGCAAATGAGAGAACGACTTAATTTTCCAGCCCTTTTTATACCCTGTCCAGGTCCAAATGTCCCGCCCACAAATATTATAATGTTCCCGCTCCATATCTAATATTATCATGTGCTACACTTTCCCATTTGTGATTGGCTCTCTAATATCACATATTATGTAATCTTTCCCGCTCCATATCTAATATTCCCGCTCCATATCTAATATTCCCGCTCCATATCTAATATTCCCGCTCCATATCTAATATTATCATGTGCTACACTTTCCCATTTGTGATTGGCTCTCTAATATATCATGTATTATGTAATCTTTCCCGCTCCATATCTAATATTCCCGCTCCATATCTAATATTCCCGCTCCATATCTAATATTATCATGTGCTACACTTTCCCATTTGTGATTGGCTCTCTCATATCACATATTATGTAATCTTTCCCGCTCCATATCTAATATTCCCGCTCCATATCTAATATTCCCGCTCCATATCTAATATTATCATGTGCTACACTTTCCCATTTGTGATTGGCTCTCTAATATCACATATTATGTAATCTTTCCCGCTCCATATCTAATATTCCCGCTCCATATCTAATATTCCCGCTCCATATCTAATATTCCCGCTCCATATCTAATATTATCATGTGCTACACTTTCCCATTTGTGATTGGCTCTCTCATATCACATATTATGTAATCTTTCCCGCTCCATATCTAATATTCCCGCTCCATTTCTAATATTCCCGCTCCATATCTAATATTATCATGTGCTACACTTTCCCATTTGTGATTGGCTCTCTAATATCACATATTATGTAATCTTTCCCGCTCCATATCTAATATTCCCGCTCCATATCTAATATTCCGCTCCATATCTAATATTCCCGCTCCATATCTAATATTATCATGTGCTACACTTTCCCATTTGTGATTGGCTCTCTCATATCACATATTATGTAATCTTTCCGCTCCATATCTAATATTCCGCTCCATTTCTAATATTATCATGTGCTACACTTTCCCATTTGTGATTGGCTCTCTAATATCACATATTATGTAATCTTTCCGCTCCATATCTAATATTCCGCTCCATATCTAATATTCCCGCTCCATATCTAATATTCCCGCTCCATATCTAATATTATCATGTGCTACACTTTCCCATTTGTGATTGGCTCTCTCATATCACATATTATGTAATCTTTCCCGCTCCATATCTAATATTCCCGCTCCATTTCTAATATTATCATGTGCTACACTTTCCCATTTGTGATTGGCTCTCTAATATCACATATTATGTAATCTTTCCCGCTCCATATCTAATATTCCCGCTCCATATCTAATATCATCATGTGTATTCCCATTTGTGATTGGCTCATAATGATATCACAATGTAATATTTTTTCATACTTCTCACATTTGAAATATAACCATCTTAAAAAGTATCAAAAAAAAAACTTACCCCAGTAAAATGGAAGAGTCCAGTTCTGGAATGCTCATCAGCACATGAACTTCACATGGCCTTGTTTATAATAAACAGTTGAATCTGAAACACAAGTCAAGACCTTGGTATTTGTGTAAAACAAGATAAAACACAGACCCTTGAGAAAAGAGGGTCTTTGGTATATAGAGTAGGCCTATtaactattatcatgattatatgctTGGGATTTAATTTACACTTTGTGAGTAAGAAATAGAAAGGTTACTTACCAAAACAGATGTTTCAGAAGGTCAATTATAGATGTCCCTGAAATGGTCAGTCATAGATCATCCATTCCTCAGAAGTTGTGTTTGTTTTAAAAAACTAGAAACTTTTCTTAATTAGAACATGATTTGCATAAATTATTTGCATTACATAACTTTCTAATTACATCAGGATTCGCATTAAGTATTTCCTTCTTTTTCATCATGTGACATTGGCAATTTGGCATGGCATAATTGACCAATAATGAACCGCAATACATAGAAAATAAGCTAGAATACACCAGGGAGATTATACCGTAATTGACAGAAATTAAGCCACTCCTTCTACACAACTGGGAGATTATACTGTATTACACAGAAAATAAGCCACCACTTAGAATTGCTGATACATAACCCTACACACTAACCCCTACCGGAACCCTACACCTGTTTTGTACCCACAGACACAACCAGAAACCCCAGACACTAACCCCTACCTAAACCTGTTTTGTTCCCCCTCTGTCACACAGACATAAACCAGTACTCTAGATACTAACCCCTACATGAACCCACACTGACCTGAACCCAACCCCAAGTTCTTAACCCTAAACAGAAACTCCCTACCCCCTCTTTCTATCATACACACACAATCATGCTACAAAACTCTACAGCCCTCATTGCCCCTAATTACTGAGTGCTACAAAACACCCTGGAGTTCTGTGACATTTTGAAGTTTTCAGTATTTTACCTCTAATATGAAATAAAACTATTGTACACCATGTAATTACGAAATGCTACAAAACACTCCGTAACATTATGAAGTTTTCAGTACTTTACATCTGTATTACATGAGACTCTGTTTGCTACAAAATGACTGAAACATACAAAACACTACAATACACTAGTGCGGTAATTACTGAATACTACAAAACACTCCGTGACATTTTGAAGTATTCAGTATTTTACATGTAGCAAACTTCAATATAGTATACTGTTATAACCTGAATGCTACAAATAACTACAACATCATTCACTGTTCCTTAACCGAGTGCTACAAAAAGCCACAGCTATTGCTATGGTTGCGTTAAATTACTGAACACCACAAAATACTACAAAGGGATCAAGTGGAGCTTTTTGGAGTGTTCAggacggttagggttaatatgcgATGGATGATTAGCAGGTATGAAAGAAAATCTGCAAGAGTTTGAGTCTTTTCATGGTCAAGGATGCAAATGGACAGAATTGCAACAATAGAATGTCAAGGGTCTTAAAACACAAAATTTTGTTTACTTCTGCGAATATGGCTCCCAAAAGTAGTGTGTAGACACGACTGTGATTTGTAGCTCAACTGAAACTGAACATCATCATTGTGTCATTTTGAGTTCCAGTAAAAAATAAACTAAACACAGCtgaattaaaaagtctccagtagttccgttCCCATTTAATcggagtctgatgagtttatggcaagataatttgtatttaataattttctatacactttccttcgaaggttgataccaaatttgatatcaaaagtttaatcatcgtgagcataggagccgttgtttggaaatttgtgcaattacgaattgaccacgcaaaagtcagtgcatgtatcagcttattatgtggcctgaagcaacccgcaCAGGAATCATTGTAAACTTGctctgcgcacaattgaaagagagcgggtatttgatttgcattttgacatgcatgggtaaacctttaacctgccggcctattcggcggcataattcttggcactcacgctagttcCGCTACATGATGCAATCccctatgtcattttaaaaattgcacaaaatttcTAAACAAAGGTTCctctgctcacgatgattaaacttttgatatcaaatttggtatcaaccttcgaaggaaagtacatagaaaattattataaaaatgattttgccataaactcatcagactctgagtaaatggggatggaactactggagactttttaatttggctgtgtttatatgaagagctttgttgcaaaaccccttacatccacttgagcaattttgagaaaacatcaaaaatcatcaaaaaaagtactgatataagggggtttccCCTCAAAAAgctgctgaattagtcaaaatgtggtataccacatttgagactaattctgcagttttttgacgatttctaTGGTAATATGTACCGATTTGGAACgtttaatttcaatatgttaatgagaaaaatatgagcttggggatgaggctgtcaatcaggtcacccacctttaaaagggctcggatagcggtgttttcacatattttttgtgggaccttgaATAttaagaatatccttctgatatcaaataattttgattttttgaaattataatCTACACATTTGATGGCCATTTTTAAAAGCTAACGTTCAGGACTTCCTCGAAGTAAGTTGTATAGTAATGATATgtttccaaaaacacccaaaaaatgtaggtcttttggggaaaaaacatgtatatcttcattggtcggcttttcatcccagctacatacactttaagtacatatcatcattagatttaaagtttacttcgaggaccttttaaaaatatacaaaatatcaaactttaataatttgccataaaatttgtattatttcgcaaatttcaagaaatgaaaattatttgatatcagaaggacatacctcgtattctgaatgcaattcaatatgtctgatgtgctcacaggtcccattcccacacaaaatactgtgcaaacatcgcTATCAGATTCCTTAAATTTTGACAGAGGAACAATGGAATTAAACAAATTTGAGGAACCCTATTTCTAGTTTAGGATCTACAATGTACATTTGTAACATGATGAGTGTTTTAATAGCGATGAATGGACTCACACATGCATGATAATTTTTTCCAATTAATATCATAATATATGATAtcataatatcataatatttgcCATTTGGCCATgtcctttttaattaatagtagCTTCAAAAACTCTTAGTTCAAAAATGCCAACCATTTTCTCTATCAAATTCAGTCTGACTTGATTAtaaatgatatttttgttacCGTACAAATGCAATACGCATTTGGTAACagcgttggaaatagctggtatcgcgtagcaaaatgctacacaattttatgaatttgcacacaattttggagttgagcagcatttttatgccatagactttatatacacactgaagtatgtgaatgtaccaagagaaagtaatgaaagcaaattttgctacaCATAAAAAATGCTATTCTAACACTGTTTGGTAATACCAGGGATAAGAAATTTTGGTACACATTGACTTCCGGATCCACTTATTGATGTGAACAGGAATTTCATTAACTTAATTGAATAAAGACAAGAAATTACCATTATGCGTATACCAAAAACTATGCAAATTACAATTTCTGTATTGTCTCCCGTTATTTTTCCCATTGCTATAGAAACCAGTTGCTAGGCACACATATGTATTGTACATGTCATTGATAGTCATTttagatatcaattattttcttaGAAGCACAATTTTATTAGCAGATAGCACAGCTTCCCTAGATACCAGAAAAATGTggcactacatgtacatgtaattggttgagattaaaatattaaattatcctgctttgccaaatgaaacatagatgAATGATTCTATCTAATCCTAACTGGCaatgttaaattttaatatttggccacaTTTTTGGAAATGCGGACCCAAATACAGGAGCTAAATGGCCCCTGGCCCTCATTTAATTCCTAGCTTGCCTACATATATAATTCCGGTGGTGgttaccacatttttgttcacaccatctaagcCAAACATATCTCAGGCATTAAATTTGGCTGGTAATTAGAACAATtatgagctttcttttgataccaaaatctcagttttaacAGGATCTGTGGTTTTAAAGAGGACAAATAAGGGATGAGGCTGTCAGtcgggtcacacacctttaaatgTTGATAAAGATCTTCAGTCACTGGACGTTTTGAGACAAATACTtaccagggttgtcaccagggcCAAAAAAGTACTGGTTTAAATATTGAAGGTGAAGCAAAGCGAGCGAAGCTCTCGTGCGAGCACTATATTTTAATGAACACTAGGGATTGGGCaataggctttgagggtaccacccccaaaaaaaaaattcttttgctctttttatgaaatATCTACTTCTGGaaatgtaaaaaattaaaataatttttttatttatttatttatttattttttttgtgagTGCTGGACGGCCCCGTCCAGCACCGTCCAGCGTAGTGACAACCCTGATATGTGATAAGATGAAACCAGAAAAGCTTTAATTACGCTATTGAACATTCATCAAATACCCTCTGGGATCTTAATTGGTATCATGAAATGCTAAAATAATAAAAGGATATTTCATGTGTACAGAATTTTAAACGAAAATAATGTATTTTTCAGAATCAAACA
This DNA window, taken from Amphiura filiformis chromosome 16, Afil_fr2py, whole genome shotgun sequence, encodes the following:
- the LOC140136416 gene encoding uncharacterized protein, producing MTHRETQALQAALATSQGQQVLLDALVGGVRLTRGAASGVVDNSESLTTDMGKKSNDKKRKKEEDAEEQQQKAKVAKPLKEKKNVDEVKDKKEKDKKKQDEVRASMEKQVKEKKKKAPKLDKSEPMIEEKEKDEKEQEEAGSSLAKPVKLKVKAKKKKSLKSDEPEQMVKEKKKEKKQPEEGPSKEKPVKEKEKVKKKNKSPKSDKADITVKDKKKEKATKMQDEVGSSTEKPVKEKEKVKKKNESPKSDKADVMVKDKKKEKATKKQDEAGSSTEKPVKEKEKVKKKNESPKSDKADLMVKDKKKEKATKKQDETGSSTEKPVKEKEKVKKNESMNESMNDAGPSTSLLPFFIPAIRRPPTKSKTGKVGPKALLPKHQQKKFIESEKKRENIEVEVAIRRSKVDKKKKDHTGEVSSSLDEEEDSDDNRKMRAKARLMKPKPLKIINTEKDMRKKSESEVDEEGYEEEEDDDDVEDPVFVPDPPGEINIDDDEVSWMSEGSSVFSGLFSAEGDVSEGDQDAADEGEEDVAKVKKVKKPKKPKKKKYREPASDNDPSKAPDDDDAGDEDIHGWTRTLRKVPKRAFQGPTPAGPTFPRTLRPLDIFLQFFPLFLFTWIAKWTNKQIDILKKKAQKTTTAEIRAWFGIQIVMGLVKTNNRRNYWSPKPGFRNILISQTMTKGRYDEISRFIQCTDPTTNPESWDASNTEKKKHKFCHFRAHPMFPLQEVWDTVLDNCRLKYNCRQDLAIDEAMIKYKGAKGWAKRFFMPFKPIRSGFKVYAMADSKTGYLCNFKIHQMASRPQKMLDIAMDVASTHLGMRHHIYTDKAYTSVDLARQLLREKTHLTGAIRMRSKQLPIELSQIQKNKQPRVEHITKMGQTKRGTIYSRQNGRHLTYTLWKDSSVVSILSTGHDGFRNKDTDFLTRHYSEDGTAKSKEQQVKAPPAAISYTQCMGGVDRADQFRAYHTCARKSQKWWKQLLYFLVDVSRVNAWLCYKHFTNKADDEDDDDDDDSDDDEDDDDRDDSTFTHCDFTMELAEQLINGYAHGGIWRQAKPDRVPVHNGPLHQLVRMDSVYPKICRQCQISKTTTPKNRQVKSRFGCEACGVHLCRKDCFTRFHAAFGIDPSTAPLESADPPVPISISADIMAAALLKVMATLKGEEDATESPETSVLATVLAKAMASVSAPSSEPPPEDDDDVDSSSSESD